The following DNA comes from Thioflexithrix psekupsensis.
ACGATGGCGTACTTCAAGCGCGCCCATAATATCCAAATTGGGTATCACATCTAAACCCAAATCCGCTGTACTTTCCATCAAACGCGCATCCGCACGCAACAGCGCAAAACTGCCATCGGCCAAAGGCATTCGATAAACCCCGTGGACATCGGCATTAAACTGATGAATCCCCAAATTGGCTAAATTTTCGCGTAATTGTCCTGTGCGGGCGGCAATCGGCACGGCAAACACCACACGCCCATCCGCAGTGACAAAACGCATCGTGCCATCCGATTCCGTCACCATCCCCACAGACATTTCAGCCGTCGCCTGCATCACGCGAATTGGTAAAACGCTAAACCGCTCATAAGCCGATTCTCCGATCAGCGTTCCTTGTACGGCGTGTTGACTAAAACGTAATCCGAGTGCCGACGCATCAGGCAAGGCATTTAAACCGTCTAACACCGTAGAACCCACACTTAACACATCATGAACGACATTCACGGCCACACTGCCCGTAAATGGATCAGTAATATGTGGAAAAAGTCCCGTCAAATCCATGCCCACCGGCACGCTGGCATTTTCACTAAACACCACACCCGCGCCTAAAATTACGCCATCGGCTAAAGTCACACCGGGACGAATTAAGACAGAAGTTAAAGTCACTCCCGTTTCCACCACCGTTCCCGCGCCCAAAATCACGTGTGACACTTGACTGTTGGCCGCGATACGCACCGCGTTCAAGGTCGCCGGCGCGGCAGGGAAACCATAGATGACACCACGCATAACCCCGCCCGTCACCACGGTATCACTTAACAATTGCGCATTTTCAATCACGCCACGGTTAATAATCTCGTGGGACAAACGGCCGCCACCGCGAACAAGGGCATTTTCTGCAATGGTGACGTTGTACAACACGCCTTCATTTTCTGTATCCCCGCCTATCGTTCCCCCGCGCACTGCGCCCGTGTGGGTAATGCGATGGTGCATTAAGATTTGACCCGAATTATCACGAGTATCACTAATCACATTGGCGGCCACAGTCATTTCTACAATGGCTTGATTATTTTGTGCATTGGGATCAACGGTTTGACTGCTCAAGGTGGCTGTAATTCGTTGCAAACCCACTTCCGTAGGCGTTAAACTGATCGCCCACACACGACTGGCTCCCGCCGCTAATTCTCCCAAAGTACAGACTAAACTCGTCTCATTGCGTGTACATTCCGCCAATTCTGCACTGAGCGTTAAACTCGACGGCAAAACCACGTCTAACACTAAGCCTTGTCCCGTTTCAGGGCCTTGATTATTCAGAGTAATAGAGAGCGTCAAGGGATTATGTAAACTGGCGATTTCAGGCTGTACCACTGCCGTTATACCCAATTCCGCCGTGGCGGCGACAACGGTTGTGCTTTCTGTACGGTTATTGCTCACATTTGCATCTAATTCATTGGCACTGACAACGGCATTCACAGCGATTTCGCCCGCTGTCGCCGTTAATAGATGTAAATCCATTCGTGCCGTTTCTCCGGATTCCAACGTGGTTAAACGGCATTGAATTTGCCCTGAACTGGCCACTTGTGTTTCACACACCCCGCGATTGCTTTGTAAACTTTGCAGCGTGACCGTATTGGGTAAAGTTAGAGAGAAAATGACTCCCGTGGCACGATCAGGCCCTTGATTGCTCACCGTAAACGCATACGCCAACGGCGTTCCCAATGGCACGGGATCAACGGGTTTTTGCACCGTTAAACCCACATCCGCACTTGATACCCGTAAAATCGCTATCGCCTGATCATGACGACCCGCGGCATACACAAATACGCCCGACGATTCCACCGCTAAGGCCCGAACGCCCGCTAATCCATTGATTCCATTCACGCCATCGCGTAAAGTTTCCACATAACGCAAGCGTCCCGTATCAGTTTGGCGCGCAAAAATACTCACGGCATTGTCTGTTGCGCCTGCGACATAGACATAACGCCCACCACGACTCACCACAACCGCTTCCGCGCCGGTCAAGCCATCAATCCCATTGACTCCCTGACGTAACACTTCTAACCACTGATATTGATCGCCACTTTGTTCAAAAGCGACTACGGCATTATCCACTCCCGCGCTGGCCGTGTATAAAAAACGCCCATCGGCACTAAATGCCACATCTCGCACTTGATGCAATCCGGCAACGCCAGCGACATTATTGGTTAAGACTTGATGCGGTGTGAGATCACCCGTACCGGCATCCACTGCGAATAAGGCCACGCTGTCACTGCCTGAATTCGCCACGGCTAATAAACGTCCATCGGCACGCAGCGTTAAACCATAACTGGCATTCAAGGCAGTATGTTGTACATTTTTAAATAAAGTCAATGCGCCCGTGCTGGCATTACGTTGCCAAACGGTAATATTATTGTCTTTATTTCCAGCCACATAGACCGCTGTATCTGAAGCCACAATGCCAAACGGACTGCCTAAGCCGGCAATGCCATCGACTTCGTTTTGATAACGCGCCACCACGCTTAACAAGCCCGTGCTGGCATTACGCGCAAAAGCCACGACACTGTTATCCGCGAATCCTGTCACGTAAACATGTGCGCCATCAGGGGTGATCGTCAATCCGGCCGCGCCGAGTAATCCATTCACGCCGCCTTGTGTGGCACTGAGTTGTTGCACAAAACTCAAGCGTCCCGTAGTCGCTTCTCGTTGAAACACCACCACCGCATGACTGCCAAAACTGGCCGCATAAAGATGTTGTCCATCGGGACTCACGGCCACATCGTAAACTTGTTTTAAACCTTGTACGCCATTAACCCCGTCGATCACCGCGTCCACATAAGATAAAGTGGCCGGTAAAGCCGCTTGAATACGGAGTTGTGCTTGGTTATTCGTTTCATCATTATCGTGTTCTAAAGCGAAAACCGTCGCTTGAGCGAGTAATTCCCCAATGCTTAATACACTGGTGGCGATGTCAATAAACAAGGGATCGCCCGCAACAGGAATACTTGGCAAAGTACACGTGACCACGCCCAGCGTATGCTGACATGTTCCTGCACTGTCTGGCACGATCTGATAATTTAGAAATGACACCGCGGCCGGTAATTGCAAAGTGACTTGTGCGCCTGTGGCCGTGTGTGGGCCGGCGTTGTTTAATAAAATACGATAAGTCAACACATCTTCCACTAACACTTGGGTGTCTTCACTGCTTAGAGTTAAGCCGACATTGGCTGTCGTCAGTGCAACGGAAGTCTCTAATTTTGCAGTATTATTTTCTAATAAAGTGTCTAAGGTTTGACTGCTGAGGGTGGCTTCAGTGGAGAGCATTCCGGCCGTGGTCGGAGTTATTTTCACCACCACCGTAGCCGATTCATCGCGTGCCAACGGCCCCAATTCGCAACGCACTAATCCCGCATTTTCCGTACAAGGCGCAGTTTGGCGCGAGGATTCGGCCGAGACAAAAGTCACTCCCGCCGGCAATTGCTGTTGATAGACTACGCCACTGGCCGGGCTGGGGCCTTGATTGCTCACCGTAGCGAGATAATTCAACGTTTGGCCGACTAACACCGCATTGGGTGTGCTGCTCAAAATCACCGCAACATCGCTGGTTGGCGCGGACACGGCAATTTCTTTACTGGCTTGGTTGGGCAAATTCGGATCGAAAGTTGAACCCACTGCTTGCGCCGATACGTTCAACGTACCTAATGCCGTCGGCACCAGTTTAATGGTGAAAGATTGCGCTTGGCCGGGATTAATCGCGGGCGTGGTGCAACTTAACGGGACACCGGGGGTACAATTTGCCGCGTTGACTTCGCTCAAATTAAACGGCACGCCTGCCAAGGCCACATTTAACACCATATCATGTGCCACACCGGGGCCATTGTTATTTAAGGTAAAAGTCAGCGTTACTTCCGTATTTTGTACCACTGTATCTGCGTTGCTGCCAATGGTTAATCCCACATCGGCCGCTTGTCCCGAAATACTAACAATACTGATTGCTTGGTTATTGGTTTGATTGGTGTCCACACCGGGCGCGGTGACAGAAAAACGCGCTTCGGCTTGATCATTCGGTAAAAAACTCAGGGTTTGAATTTGTAAATGGGTACTTGGTGAGGCGACCGGGTCTAATAAACTTAAATTACAACTAATTTCATGGCTGGCTGTACTTGAAGCACGGCACGCCCCCGTTGATCCCACATAACGCACTTCAGTCGGTAAAGTCACATTGAGTACGGCATTATTGGCCGGAGTCCCCGCTACATTGCTGATCTGCACATTATAATTCACAGGCGTATTCACAGGTGCAGAAATCGGCTCGCCGATTGCGTCAATGATCGCCAAATCAAAGACTAACACAGCCACATTCACCGGCACATTGGCCTTATTGTCGTCGGGAGTCAGTTCTTTTTGTTGCGAAGTGACTTGAGCGGAAAAGGATAAGGTGCTGGGAGTCGCGGGCGTGGTGACTTGAATATTAATCCGTGTACTCGCGCCGCCAGCCATGTCAGATAAAATACAAGTCAATTGTTGCCCGGCCAATTGACAGCGAGAATCACTATTCACCGCGTCATAACGCACGGTGGCATCTAAAGTGGCCGTGAAACGCACTCCCGTTGCCGTAGTCGCACTTGCATTACTTACATCCGCGTGATAAATCAACACACTGTCCACATTAGCGGGATTGGCACTGGGGGAAATAGCCAGTTTTAAATCTACCGTTTCCACACTTTGGCGTAATTCAGTATTGAGCGTGACTTGATTATTACTGGAATTGGGATCGGATTGGGTGCTGGTGACTGTGGCCGTACTGGATAAAATGCCTGTTCCTGCTTCGCCGGGAGTCATGACGTTTACGACAATGTTTACACTGCCATTCACCGCCACATCGCCCAGCACACACGTGACTACACCAGCTTGTTGACTACATTGGCCTTGACTGCTCACGGCCGATTGATAAATGACACCACTGGGCAAGGTATGCGTGAAAACGGTCGCCGTGGCAATGTCTCCGCCGGCATTATTGACCGTAAATTGATAAGTTAAAGGGCTGTTAATCGCTACGGGCGCATCATCACTGCCCGTTATACTTAAATCAGCCGATACCAAACTCCATACTGAAATCGCATCACTAAATAAAGCGGCCGTATAAAGTTGTTGTCCGTTTGCGGCGGTGGTTAATCCTAAGGGGCCGGACAATGACGTGACATTATTGGTATTATTTTTAATGACTTGTTTAAAGGTTAAATCGCCTGTTTCACTATTTCTATTGAAGACAACTAAACTATTGTCATCAAATCCCGTCGCATATAATTCTCCGCCGGCGGGAGAGACTAAAACATGGCGTACGGCTCTTAATCCGCTGACAGGGGTTTGATTTAAAATACTTTTAACAGGCGTTAATGCGCCCGTGGCGATGTCAATGGAAAAAATCGTGATGGCATTGCTACTACTGGCCGCGGCGTAGAGAAAACGCCGATCAGGACTCACCGCTAAACCCACCGCACCGAGTAAATCACTAATATTTTCCATGCCTTGCGAATAACTGCCAACAAAAACCAATTCACCCACGCCACTGTTACGCACAAATAAATTAACCGCATGACTCTGCACGGCGGCCGTGTAAACATACCAATTGCCGTTGCCTGCATCGATCACGGCGACATCCGTGATACCTGCTAAATTCGTGACTCCGTTCGCGCCACTGACATGCGTGAGGACGGGAGTTAATACGCCCGTGTCGGCATTGCGAGAAAACACCGTGAGCGCAGAATCATCCGTGCCAGCGGCATAAACCCGTGTGCCATCAGGACTGATGGCCAAGGCACTGACTCCAGCTAATCCTGTGGCTTGATTGACGTTATCTTTTTGAATTTCGACTAAAGTCAATAATCCGTCGTGCTGTTGCGAGTCAACACGGTCACGGCCGAATCGGTGCGACTGGCTACATA
Coding sequences within:
- a CDS encoding beta-propeller fold lactonase family protein, which encodes MTLVEIQKDNVNQATGLAGVSALAISPDGTRVYAAGTDDSALTVFSRNADTGVLTPVLTHVSGANGVTNLAGITDVAVIDAGNGNWYVYTAAVQSHAVNLFVRNSGVGELVFVGSYSQGMENISDLLGAVGLAVSPDRRFLYAAASSSNAITIFSIDIATGALTPVKSILNQTPVSGLRAVRHVLVSPAGGELYATGFDDNSLVVFNRNSETGDLTFKQVIKNNTNNVTSLSGPLGLTTAANGQQLYTAALFSDAISVWSLVSADLSITGSDDAPVAINSPLTYQFTVNNAGGDIATATVFTHTLPSGVIYQSAVSSQGQCSQQAGVVTCVLGDVAVNGSVNIVVNVMTPGEAGTGILSSTATVTSTQSDPNSSNNQVTLNTELRQSVETVDLKLAISPSANPANVDSVLIYHADVSNASATTATGVRFTATLDATVRYDAVNSDSRCQLAGQQLTCILSDMAGGASTRINIQVTTPATPSTLSFSAQVTSQQKELTPDDNKANVPVNVAVLVFDLAIIDAIGEPISAPVNTPVNYNVQISNVAGTPANNAVLNVTLPTEVRYVGSTGACRASSTASHEISCNLSLLDPVASPSTHLQIQTLSFLPNDQAEARFSVTAPGVDTNQTNNQAISIVSISGQAADVGLTIGSNADTVVQNTEVTLTFTLNNNGPGVAHDMVLNVALAGVPFNLSEVNAANCTPGVPLSCTTPAINPGQAQSFTIKLVPTALGTLNVSAQAVGSTFDPNLPNQASKEIAVSAPTSDVAVILSSTPNAVLVGQTLNYLATVSNQGPSPASGVVYQQQLPAGVTFVSAESSRQTAPCTENAGLVRCELGPLARDESATVVVKITPTTAGMLSTEATLSSQTLDTLLENNTAKLETSVALTTANVGLTLSSEDTQVLVEDVLTYRILLNNAGPHTATGAQVTLQLPAAVSFLNYQIVPDSAGTCQHTLGVVTCTLPSIPVAGDPLFIDIATSVLSIGELLAQATVFALEHDNDETNNQAQLRIQAALPATLSYVDAVIDGVNGVQGLKQVYDVAVSPDGQHLYAASFGSHAVVVFQREATTGRLSFVQQLSATQGGVNGLLGAAGLTITPDGAHVYVTGFADNSVVAFARNASTGLLSVVARYQNEVDGIAGLGSPFGIVASDTAVYVAGNKDNNITVWQRNASTGALTLFKNVQHTALNASYGLTLRADGRLLAVANSGSDSVALFAVDAGTGDLTPHQVLTNNVAGVAGLHQVRDVAFSADGRFLYTASAGVDNAVVAFEQSGDQYQWLEVLRQGVNGIDGLTGAEAVVVSRGGRYVYVAGATDNAVSIFARQTDTGRLRYVETLRDGVNGINGLAGVRALAVESSGVFVYAAGRHDQAIAILRVSSADVGLTVQKPVDPVPLGTPLAYAFTVSNQGPDRATGVIFSLTLPNTVTLQSLQSNRGVCETQVASSGQIQCRLTTLESGETARMDLHLLTATAGEIAVNAVVSANELDANVSNNRTESTTVVAATAELGITAVVQPEIASLHNPLTLSITLNNQGPETGQGLVLDVVLPSSLTLSAELAECTRNETSLVCTLGELAAGASRVWAISLTPTEVGLQRITATLSSQTVDPNAQNNQAIVEMTVAANVISDTRDNSGQILMHHRITHTGAVRGGTIGGDTENEGVLYNVTIAENALVRGGGRLSHEIINRGVIENAQLLSDTVVTGGVMRGVIYGFPAAPATLNAVRIAANSQVSHVILGAGTVVETGVTLTSVLIRPGVTLADGVILGAGVVFSENASVPVGMDLTGLFPHITDPFTGSVAVNVVHDVLSVGSTVLDGLNALPDASALGLRFSQHAVQGTLIGESAYERFSVLPIRVMQATAEMSVGMVTESDGTMRFVTADGRVVFAVPIAARTGQLRENLANLGIHQFNADVHGVYRMPLADGSFALLRADARLMESTADLGLDVIPNLDIMGALEVRHRFTENGKIWQQSFFATSPDLSAFTSALQGISGVQRLVFLDNGVFLIKINELTFTVAFDYQVIPGGVASGVTQLLRVSDRNGDGVGDVLVVYADGMQQVLFVKPSPALVDALQMIPDVQNQGWWVTAAEKGVLLIHEDTRWRHLEIVETVQLDESTPARFSPLADGTVEFVTQTGLWVRTVARLQGESVLQTTLSALNATGTWQGDRWWIVDENNTVGLSLRPGLDSYVVPWGQGIFAQGSQFWVIFDAEVKRQQALYPAARDADAVMGLLRSIAGAQSVSLLETGQVAVDFGNTIWRGTFDSVLRRTGLATGAIQAVLIPDENGDGMEEVLLTYPDGWQQVMWSDGVGL